A genomic window from Acinetobacter lwoffii includes:
- the prpF gene encoding 2-methylaconitate cis-trans isomerase PrpF, with protein MSFAAQIKIPATYMRGGTSKGVFFKLDNLPVEAQQPGRIRDQLLLRVIGSPDPYGKQIDGMGGASSSTSKTVILSKSQHADHDVDYLFGQVSIDRPFVDWSGNCGNLTAAVGAFAISNGLVDAERIPENGLCTVRIWQANIQKTIIAHVPIQNGQVQELGDFELDGVTFPAAEVQIEFLDPADDDAEGGSMFPTGNLVDTLEVPNIGSFEVTMINAGIPTVFLNAGDLGYKGTELQDHINNDVAALTKFETIRAYAAKQMGLIQDIAEAVTRQHTPKIAFVAPPSSYTSSSGKTVTESDTDILVRALSMGKLHHAMMGTAAVAIGTAAAIPGTLVNRVAGGVEREAVRFGHPSGTLRVGAQASFENGEWKVKKAIMSRSARVLMEGWVRVPEDVLV; from the coding sequence ATGAGTTTTGCCGCCCAAATCAAGATTCCTGCAACCTATATGCGTGGAGGCACCAGTAAAGGTGTTTTCTTTAAGCTGGATAACCTGCCTGTAGAAGCACAACAGCCGGGCCGGATTCGTGATCAGCTTTTGCTGCGCGTGATTGGTAGCCCCGATCCATACGGGAAACAGATCGACGGTATGGGTGGTGCCAGTTCCAGTACCAGTAAAACGGTGATCCTGTCAAAAAGCCAACACGCTGATCATGATGTCGATTATTTATTTGGTCAGGTGTCAATTGACCGTCCTTTTGTGGACTGGAGTGGCAACTGTGGCAATCTGACCGCGGCAGTAGGTGCATTTGCCATTTCCAATGGTCTGGTCGATGCCGAACGTATTCCTGAAAATGGGCTGTGCACGGTACGTATCTGGCAGGCCAATATTCAGAAAACCATTATTGCACATGTGCCGATACAGAATGGACAGGTGCAGGAGTTGGGTGATTTCGAACTGGATGGCGTAACCTTTCCTGCTGCCGAAGTGCAGATCGAGTTTCTGGATCCAGCCGATGACGATGCTGAAGGCGGTTCAATGTTTCCAACAGGTAATCTGGTCGATACTTTGGAAGTTCCCAATATTGGCAGTTTCGAAGTGACCATGATTAATGCCGGCATTCCGACGGTATTTTTGAATGCTGGAGATCTCGGTTATAAGGGTACCGAGCTTCAGGATCATATCAATAATGACGTGGCAGCCCTGACAAAATTTGAGACAATTCGTGCCTATGCAGCGAAGCAGATGGGACTGATTCAGGATATTGCCGAAGCCGTAACCCGACAACATACTCCAAAAATTGCCTTTGTTGCACCACCGAGTAGCTATACCTCTTCAAGTGGCAAAACTGTCACTGAATCAGACACCGATATTCTGGTTCGTGCCTTGTCTATGGGTAAACTCCATCATGCCATGATGGGTACGGCTGCGGTGGCCATTGGTACGGCAGCTGCTATTCCCGGAACATTGGTGAACCGGGTCGCAGGTGGAGTAGAGCGTGAAGCAGTGCGTTTCGGTCATCCTTCCGGGACGTTGAGAGTGGGTGCACAAGCAAGTTTTGAAAATGGTGAGTGGAAAGTGAAGAAAGCGATTATGAGCCGTAGTGCCCGTGTCTTGATGGAAGGCTGGGTGCGCGTACCAGAAGATGTTCTCGTTTAA
- a CDS encoding polyprenyl synthetase family protein: MSSITDVSTHALTQAQHRIQQDLLTALEAFAIPEPLRSAVHHAVMLGGKRVRPALCYATAALKPNQNSAAVRRAAVAIEFIHCYSLAHDDLPCMDNDLLRRGQPTCHVAYGEDTALLAGDILQSMAFEILGSRLFDQGPAVEASIVLKQMQILATASSKMVNGQVLDLQSEGKKIDQQALENIHRNKTGALISAAIMMAAVTIFEGTDLAIPKLREFGQAIGLAFQVQDDILDIISDTEVLGKTAGKDEQVEKSTYPALMGLEQAKAYAQQLHDQAINALNHFEGQAEELMQITQFLLTRKS, translated from the coding sequence GTGTCATCTATTACTGACGTATCAACCCATGCACTCACTCAAGCACAACACCGCATTCAACAGGATTTATTGACCGCTCTGGAAGCCTTTGCCATTCCGGAACCGTTAAGGTCGGCAGTCCATCATGCTGTGATGCTTGGCGGTAAACGAGTACGTCCAGCGCTATGCTATGCCACCGCCGCATTAAAGCCGAACCAGAATAGCGCTGCAGTGCGCCGTGCAGCGGTTGCGATCGAGTTTATTCACTGCTATTCACTGGCCCATGATGATCTACCATGTATGGACAATGATTTGCTGCGCCGTGGCCAACCGACCTGTCATGTGGCTTATGGGGAAGATACAGCATTGTTGGCAGGTGATATCCTGCAGTCTATGGCTTTTGAAATTTTGGGTAGCCGTCTGTTTGATCAGGGGCCAGCGGTAGAAGCTTCCATTGTACTGAAGCAGATGCAGATTCTGGCAACCGCTTCTTCGAAAATGGTGAATGGTCAGGTTTTAGATTTGCAGTCTGAAGGCAAAAAAATCGATCAGCAAGCACTGGAAAATATTCATCGCAATAAAACCGGTGCTTTGATTAGCGCCGCGATCATGATGGCGGCGGTGACAATCTTTGAAGGCACCGATCTGGCCATTCCTAAATTACGTGAGTTTGGACAGGCGATTGGTCTGGCTTTCCAGGTACAGGACGATATTCTGGATATTATTTCCGATACCGAAGTCTTGGGGAAAACCGCAGGTAAAGATGAACAGGTAGAAAAATCGACTTATCCGGCATTGATGGGTCTAGAGCAGGCCAAAGCCTATGCCCAGCAATTACATGATCAGGCGATCAATGCCTTGAACCATTTTGAAGGTCAGGCGGAAGAGTTGATGCAAATTACCCAGTTCCTGCTCACGCGCAAAAGCTGA
- a CDS encoding MFS transporter: MRNIYILLFSLYWAQGLPVGFMTHALPVILRAEGVSLAHIGGFGLLMIPWSIKIFWAPWVDRHGSSAQGHYRSWIIPLQWLSVAVLIGLSFLPIQALNQPLYLLLFFITLLLMNGIGATQDIATDALAVNILKNEQQHWGNTFQVIGSRLGFIVGGGAVLWLLDLLQWQATFLLLAALVFINTLPILLFREPQHSKIITPADKRPAFSNIKTYFQYFWSDLSLARWLLVLLTFKIADGLSGPLLKPLMVDLGLSFSQIGLYVTMLGAMAALIGAGLAGWCLKYWSRSSSLIVFSILKILGLMAYAWLAAQYETQKKVENWMIYLINAAEDMISAMLLVVMLTLVMQYSRKYLAGTDFTFQVALMATVSGGLYSLSGIFGDALGYQNYLNLIVIIAIFSLIPIFRWMKVAEKV; this comes from the coding sequence ATGCGGAATATCTATATCTTACTGTTTTCGCTGTATTGGGCACAGGGGCTTCCGGTCGGATTTATGACACATGCCTTGCCGGTCATTCTGCGGGCTGAAGGGGTATCGCTGGCGCATATCGGGGGCTTTGGCCTGCTGATGATACCTTGGTCGATTAAAATATTCTGGGCACCTTGGGTTGATCGGCACGGATCGAGCGCCCAAGGTCATTACCGTAGCTGGATTATTCCCTTGCAATGGCTGTCAGTTGCTGTATTGATTGGGCTCTCATTTCTACCGATTCAGGCCTTGAATCAGCCGCTGTATTTACTACTGTTTTTTATCACGCTTTTATTGATGAATGGTATTGGCGCCACGCAGGATATTGCCACCGATGCACTGGCGGTCAATATTCTGAAAAATGAACAGCAACATTGGGGTAATACCTTTCAGGTCATCGGTTCACGACTGGGATTTATTGTCGGAGGTGGAGCAGTATTATGGTTGCTCGATCTGCTGCAATGGCAAGCCACCTTTCTATTATTGGCCGCTCTGGTCTTTATTAATACTTTACCCATTTTACTTTTTAGAGAACCTCAGCATTCAAAAATTATCACGCCAGCTGATAAACGACCTGCATTCAGCAATATAAAAACCTATTTTCAATACTTCTGGTCAGATTTAAGCTTGGCGAGGTGGCTTCTGGTTTTACTGACCTTTAAAATCGCCGATGGTTTATCCGGGCCTTTATTAAAACCGTTAATGGTAGATCTCGGACTGAGCTTTAGCCAGATTGGTCTTTATGTCACCATGCTGGGAGCCATGGCTGCCTTGATTGGGGCAGGACTGGCCGGTTGGTGTCTGAAGTACTGGTCGCGCAGCTCGAGTTTGATCGTTTTCTCAATTCTAAAAATATTGGGCTTAATGGCCTACGCCTGGCTGGCTGCCCAGTATGAAACCCAAAAAAAAGTAGAAAACTGGATGATATATCTGATTAATGCCGCCGAAGACATGATCTCTGCCATGCTTTTGGTGGTCATGCTGACCTTGGTCATGCAATACAGTCGCAAGTATCTGGCCGGTACTGATTTTACCTTTCAGGTGGCGCTGATGGCCACGGTAAGTGGGGGACTTTATAGCCTGAGTGGCATTTTTGGAGATGCTTTAGGCTATCAAAATTATCTAAACCTGATCGTGATCATAGCAATTTTCAGTTTAATTCCAATTTTCCGATGGATGAAAGTTGCAGAAAAAGTATAA
- a CDS encoding NfeD family protein, with translation MELVLEPWHWFVLGILLILSELLLPAFAALWFGIGAIMVGVLYWMFPMMGLTTQLLTWIVLSVLCTLLWFKFIKPLSIDKTKAGLSREATIGQVGMVIQINLDHGQIRVRFPMPVLGSDEWECRTLDPVQVGDRVRVVDILGNDLVVQPHSTNYQNQ, from the coding sequence ATGGAATTAGTTCTTGAACCTTGGCACTGGTTTGTATTAGGCATCCTTCTGATTCTATCGGAATTACTACTGCCCGCATTTGCTGCCCTGTGGTTCGGGATCGGTGCCATCATGGTTGGCGTCCTGTACTGGATGTTCCCGATGATGGGACTGACGACCCAGCTCCTGACCTGGATCGTACTTTCTGTACTGTGTACGCTGCTCTGGTTCAAGTTTATCAAACCGCTTTCCATTGACAAGACCAAAGCCGGTCTGTCGCGTGAGGCGACCATTGGTCAAGTGGGCATGGTGATTCAGATCAATCTGGATCATGGGCAAATCCGGGTGCGTTTTCCGATGCCAGTTTTAGGTTCGGATGAATGGGAATGCCGAACTCTGGACCCAGTTCAAGTCGGAGATCGCGTTCGCGTCGTGGATATTCTGGGTAATGATCTGGTCGTACAACCCCACAGCACGAATTATCAAAATCAATAA
- a CDS encoding IS1 family transposase has protein sequence MRITLEIKCPACLSDSIKKNGTKVDGKQNYQCKICRRQFIGDHALSYQGCHSGIKTKILHLMVRGSGVRDIAEIERVSIGKVLRTLSQSKYQLRAQQSHYETLEVDEFWTFVGHKQNKQWLIYAYHRETGEIVAYVWGNRDLATAKRLKLKLKQLGVSYTCISSDHWDSFVTTFKECKQLIGKFFTVGIEGNNCRLRHRIRRGFRRSCNFSKKLENHFKAFDLVFFYINNGFV, from the coding sequence ATGCGAATAACTCTAGAAATCAAGTGTCCAGCCTGCCTAAGTGACAGTATAAAGAAAAATGGCACAAAAGTAGATGGTAAGCAAAATTACCAATGTAAAATATGCAGACGTCAATTTATTGGTGATCATGCTCTCAGTTATCAAGGCTGTCACTCAGGTATCAAAACCAAAATATTACACCTCATGGTGCGAGGCAGTGGTGTCAGGGATATAGCAGAAATTGAAAGAGTAAGTATCGGTAAAGTTCTACGGACACTTAGCCAATCAAAATATCAACTTCGAGCACAGCAAAGTCATTATGAAACCCTTGAAGTAGATGAGTTTTGGACTTTTGTTGGTCATAAGCAAAATAAACAATGGCTAATTTATGCCTATCATCGAGAAACAGGTGAAATTGTTGCTTATGTATGGGGTAACCGAGATTTAGCCACTGCAAAACGACTTAAATTAAAATTGAAGCAGTTAGGTGTAAGCTATACATGTATATCAAGTGACCATTGGGATAGCTTTGTTACGACCTTTAAAGAATGCAAACAGTTGATTGGTAAATTTTTCACTGTGGGTATAGAAGGCAATAATTGTCGATTACGGCATCGAATCAGGCGAGGCTTTAGGAGAAGCTGCAACTTCTCCAAAAAGCTTGAAAATCATTTCAAAGCCTTTGATTTAGTGTTCTTTTATATCAATAATGGATTCGTTTAA
- a CDS encoding porin, with the protein MKTKLATAIAFSLLAGTTFAAPTFYGEIDASVDYLPEDNASPVSDKDVIELSSNSSFVGLKGDEKLTDRLSAIYAIEWAFNSDGEGDDWSKRNRFVGLKDAKLGTLKIGAHDTPLKQLSSPVDTFNNYVGNRADVSGIFTGESRVANAVVYEAPAIALPQGAIKVNALLATGENSGIKSDKGVVKTANRGLGDAWSASVVYDSPVVVAGVAYDKAIPTNFLGRGFDNASAPEVTGGTLFAAANTIRAIGRVNLDGGLALKALYQTSEVADVDAASKAVDLLIDDAQGWLIGAEYNLPNAKAWTVKGQYSQNTTSFKDNTADYEAQQIFVGADYAFSKQVKAYGYAGYLTLERGSLETKQPVVGTGLEYKF; encoded by the coding sequence ATGAAAACTAAGTTAGCAACAGCAATTGCATTCAGCCTTTTGGCGGGGACAACTTTTGCAGCACCAACTTTCTATGGTGAGATTGATGCGTCAGTAGATTATTTACCTGAAGATAATGCTTCACCAGTATCTGACAAAGATGTAATTGAACTAAGTTCAAATAGCTCATTCGTTGGTTTAAAAGGGGATGAAAAGTTAACGGATCGCCTAAGCGCAATTTATGCAATTGAATGGGCTTTTAACTCTGATGGTGAGGGTGACGACTGGTCTAAACGTAACCGTTTTGTTGGTTTAAAAGATGCAAAACTTGGTACTTTAAAAATTGGTGCACATGACACTCCATTAAAACAATTGTCTAGCCCGGTAGATACCTTCAATAATTATGTAGGTAACCGTGCTGATGTAAGTGGTATTTTCACTGGTGAAAGCCGAGTAGCGAATGCTGTAGTGTATGAAGCTCCAGCTATTGCCTTGCCTCAAGGTGCTATTAAAGTGAATGCTTTATTGGCAACTGGTGAAAATTCAGGAATTAAATCTGATAAAGGTGTAGTTAAAACTGCAAATCGTGGTTTAGGTGATGCTTGGTCTGCTTCTGTAGTATATGACAGCCCAGTAGTTGTAGCAGGTGTTGCTTATGACAAAGCAATTCCGACTAACTTCTTAGGGCGCGGTTTTGATAATGCTTCTGCTCCAGAAGTAACGGGCGGTACTTTATTTGCTGCTGCAAATACCATTCGTGCAATTGGCCGTGTAAATCTAGATGGTGGTTTAGCGCTTAAAGCTCTTTATCAAACTTCAGAAGTGGCGGATGTGGATGCAGCTTCTAAAGCAGTTGATTTGCTTATTGATGATGCTCAAGGTTGGTTAATTGGTGCTGAATATAATCTTCCAAATGCAAAAGCTTGGACAGTTAAAGGTCAATACAGCCAAAACACTACAAGCTTCAAAGATAATACTGCCGATTATGAAGCACAGCAGATCTTTGTTGGTGCAGATTACGCATTTAGTAAACAAGTGAAAGCATATGGTTATGCCGGTTATCTAACACTTGAGCGTGGTTCTTTAGAAACTAAACAACCAGTTGTTGGTACAGGCTTAGAGTACAAATTCTAA
- a CDS encoding 1-acyl-sn-glycerol-3-phosphate acyltransferase, protein MTQTRFPRLSPHVPARGSKLSRTFFRQLFLAQGWHLEGEFPDLAKAVAIISPHTSNIDAWLGFNALLGLGIQITIFGKDSLFRTPLKPVLEWIGVVPVVRDSPQGHTRQIVDIIEKSEQIWVGMAPEGSRKAPEKIRSGFYHIAKAAHLPIVMFSFDYDIKTIHILGVYHLTGDYEYDLEQIYQHYQGKFSAKNPDWVAKPLQKLLKKD, encoded by the coding sequence ATGACCCAAACACGTTTCCCTCGGCTATCGCCACATGTCCCGGCCCGCGGCAGCAAGTTGAGCCGGACTTTTTTCAGGCAGCTTTTTTTGGCCCAAGGCTGGCATCTGGAAGGCGAATTTCCAGACTTAGCTAAAGCAGTCGCGATTATTTCTCCGCATACTTCCAATATTGATGCATGGCTGGGTTTTAACGCCCTGCTCGGTCTCGGTATACAGATTACAATTTTTGGTAAAGACAGCCTGTTCCGCACACCACTGAAGCCGGTTCTGGAATGGATTGGCGTCGTTCCGGTGGTGCGCGATAGTCCGCAAGGTCATACCCGACAGATTGTAGACATCATTGAAAAATCAGAACAGATCTGGGTCGGTATGGCACCGGAAGGTTCACGTAAAGCACCAGAAAAAATTCGCAGCGGTTTTTATCATATTGCCAAGGCAGCCCATTTGCCGATTGTGATGTTTTCCTTTGATTACGATATCAAGACCATTCATATCCTGGGCGTGTACCATCTGACTGGTGATTATGAATATGACCTGGAACAGATTTATCAGCATTATCAAGGTAAATTCTCAGCCAAAAATCCTGACTGGGTGGCCAAGCCGTTACAAAAGCTTTTGAAAAAAGACTAG
- a CDS encoding HAD family hydrolase, whose product MPIQAVLFDLDNTLTHRDLTAQAYSRYLAEYYAPALKQVESDKIIEIVRRIDNGGYPKKELLTHGSIGASAAYALLQELSWLNPPSIDELAQFWFSQFGRCAVEMPAAEQVLTQLKDEGYQLAIVSNGGHDTRLNTIRGLGIETYFDEIISSGLVGFNKPQPEIFQITAERLGVQPAQCLYIGDHPINDVQGATEAGMHALWMQGFHADAEHIQYKIQQLPEIFAHLQLLNQA is encoded by the coding sequence ATGCCTATTCAAGCTGTTTTATTTGACCTCGACAATACCTTGACCCATCGTGATCTGACTGCACAGGCCTATAGCCGTTATCTGGCAGAATATTATGCGCCAGCATTGAAACAGGTCGAGTCTGATAAAATTATCGAGATTGTAAGACGCATCGATAATGGCGGTTATCCTAAAAAGGAATTGCTAACGCATGGCAGCATCGGGGCTTCGGCAGCTTATGCATTATTACAGGAGCTATCTTGGTTAAATCCACCCAGCATAGATGAGCTGGCACAGTTCTGGTTTAGCCAGTTTGGTCGCTGCGCCGTAGAAATGCCGGCAGCAGAGCAAGTATTAACGCAGCTGAAAGATGAGGGTTATCAGCTAGCCATTGTTTCCAATGGCGGACATGACACCCGTTTAAATACGATTCGGGGTTTGGGTATTGAAACTTATTTTGATGAGATCATCAGTTCGGGACTAGTAGGCTTTAACAAACCACAGCCAGAAATATTCCAGATCACTGCAGAGCGTTTAGGCGTGCAGCCTGCACAGTGCCTGTATATTGGCGACCATCCAATTAATGATGTACAAGGAGCTACAGAGGCCGGAATGCATGCATTATGGATGCAAGGCTTTCATGCAGATGCTGAACATATCCAATATAAAATTCAGCAACTGCCGGAAATTTTTGCCCATTTGCAGTTACTGAATCAGGCTTAA
- a CDS encoding patatin-like phospholipase family protein, with protein sequence MKLARYALIGCLGFSLAACDKATKTPTPATPIKAREPVVAIALGGGGAKGFAHIGVIKVLESHGIKPKIVTGTSAGSFVGSLYASGKSPYQLQQIALNFKESDIRDLTLNRQGIIAGQKLQDFVNKNVANKPIEQFPIRFAAVATRLDNGRKADFIKGNAGQAVRASCSIPNVFVPAVIGGSKYVDGGLVSPIPVKTAKDMGADIVIAVDISARPDGNKALNMWGVLDQTLNIMGQQSIHEELSQANVVIQPKVGHIGTLDLKASNATILEGEKAAQLKIRTIEKAISNFKQSPAAFKPPRPAKF encoded by the coding sequence ATGAAATTAGCCCGTTATGCCTTGATCGGCTGTCTTGGATTCAGTCTTGCAGCCTGTGACAAAGCCACTAAAACACCCACGCCTGCCACGCCAATAAAAGCCCGTGAACCTGTCGTCGCCATTGCCCTCGGTGGTGGCGGTGCCAAAGGTTTTGCCCATATTGGCGTCATTAAAGTGCTCGAATCACACGGCATCAAACCGAAGATTGTCACCGGAACCAGTGCTGGCAGTTTTGTCGGTAGCTTATATGCCAGTGGTAAATCGCCTTATCAGTTACAGCAGATTGCCCTGAATTTTAAAGAATCGGATATCCGCGATTTAACCTTGAACCGGCAAGGGATTATTGCTGGGCAAAAATTGCAGGATTTCGTCAATAAGAATGTAGCGAACAAACCAATTGAACAATTCCCAATTCGTTTTGCTGCAGTTGCCACTCGCCTGGACAATGGCCGCAAGGCAGATTTTATTAAAGGCAATGCCGGACAGGCAGTTCGTGCTTCCTGTAGCATTCCGAATGTGTTTGTGCCTGCAGTGATTGGTGGAAGCAAATATGTCGATGGCGGTCTGGTCAGTCCGATTCCGGTCAAGACCGCCAAAGATATGGGAGCAGACATTGTGATTGCCGTGGATATTTCTGCCCGTCCGGATGGTAATAAGGCTCTAAATATGTGGGGCGTACTAGACCAGACCCTGAATATTATGGGACAGCAAAGCATTCATGAGGAACTGAGTCAGGCCAATGTGGTGATCCAGCCCAAAGTCGGCCATATTGGTACTTTAGACCTGAAAGCCAGTAATGCGACCATTCTGGAAGGTGAAAAGGCTGCTCAGCTGAAAATCCGTACTATTGAAAAAGCCATTAGCAACTTCAAGCAGTCTCCCGCGGCATTTAAACCGCCACGTCCGGCAAAATTTTGA
- the putP gene encoding sodium/proline symporter PutP produces the protein MSSLNPTLITFLFYIVAMVVIGLMAYRATSNFSDYILGGRRLGSFVTALSAGASDMSGWLLMGLPGAIYLSGLSEMWIAIGLIIGAWLNWLLVAGRLRVHTEVQHNALTLPDYFSNRFNDQKKILRIVSAFVILIFFAIYCASGMVAGARLFESMFDMSYSTALWISAIATISYVFIGGFLAVSWTDTIQAGLMIFALLLTPIVTLMAFSDMSQVTLALEAARPQAMNILGNLSFVAIISLLAWGLGYFGQPHILVRFMAADSVKSIPNARRIGMTWMILCLGGAVAAGFFGIAYFEQHPELASVVNANPETVFMELTKILFNPWIAGVVLAAILAAVMSTLSCQLLVCSSTLTEDFYKSFLRKNASQKELVWVGRLMVLLIALLAIWMAGNPESKVLGLVAYAWAGFGAAFGPLIILSLFWKRMTLNGALAGMIVGAVVVIFWKNLFADTGLYEIVPGFICSMLAIVVVSLMGKAPTAEITDRFEEAERLYNESK, from the coding sequence ATGAGCTCCCTAAATCCAACCTTAATTACTTTTCTTTTCTATATTGTCGCAATGGTGGTGATCGGCCTAATGGCTTATCGCGCGACAAGCAACTTTTCCGATTACATCTTAGGGGGCCGACGTTTAGGGAGTTTCGTAACTGCACTTTCTGCAGGGGCTTCCGACATGAGTGGCTGGCTACTGATGGGTCTGCCCGGTGCGATTTATCTTTCTGGTCTGTCTGAGATGTGGATTGCCATCGGTCTGATCATTGGTGCCTGGCTCAATTGGCTACTGGTCGCTGGTCGTCTGCGGGTGCATACCGAAGTCCAGCACAATGCCCTGACCCTGCCGGATTATTTCTCGAATCGTTTTAACGACCAGAAAAAAATCCTGCGTATTGTTTCGGCTTTCGTGATTCTGATTTTCTTTGCGATTTACTGTGCTTCCGGCATGGTTGCAGGTGCGCGTCTGTTCGAAAGCATGTTTGACATGTCTTACAGCACTGCGCTCTGGATCAGTGCCATTGCCACCATCAGCTATGTGTTTATTGGTGGCTTCCTGGCTGTGAGCTGGACCGATACCATTCAGGCCGGTCTGATGATCTTTGCCCTGTTGCTGACGCCAATCGTGACGTTGATGGCGTTCTCGGATATGTCCCAGGTGACTTTGGCACTGGAAGCTGCTCGTCCTCAAGCAATGAATATTCTGGGTAATCTGAGCTTTGTTGCAATTATTTCCCTGCTTGCCTGGGGTTTGGGTTACTTTGGCCAGCCGCATATTCTGGTGCGCTTCATGGCTGCAGATTCAGTCAAATCCATTCCAAATGCACGTCGTATTGGCATGACCTGGATGATTCTGTGTCTGGGCGGTGCAGTCGCAGCCGGCTTCTTCGGTATTGCTTATTTCGAGCAGCATCCAGAACTGGCAAGCGTGGTGAATGCCAATCCTGAAACCGTATTTATGGAACTGACCAAAATCCTGTTTAACCCATGGATTGCAGGTGTAGTTCTGGCGGCGATTCTGGCGGCAGTAATGAGTACTTTAAGCTGTCAGCTCTTGGTCTGTTCAAGCACTTTGACAGAAGACTTCTATAAATCTTTCCTGCGTAAAAATGCCTCGCAAAAAGAACTGGTCTGGGTTGGACGTTTGATGGTACTGCTGATTGCCTTGCTGGCGATCTGGATGGCGGGTAATCCTGAATCTAAAGTGCTGGGTCTGGTGGCTTATGCATGGGCAGGTTTTGGTGCCGCTTTTGGTCCATTGATTATCCTGTCATTGTTCTGGAAACGTATGACCTTGAATGGTGCCTTGGCGGGTATGATCGTTGGTGCAGTCGTGGTTATTTTCTGGAAGAACCTGTTTGCTGACACTGGTCTGTATGAAATCGTTCCTGGCTTTATCTGTTCAATGCTGGCGATTGTGGTGGTGAGTCTGATGGGTAAAGCACCAACAGCAGAAATTACTGACCGTTTTGAAGAAGCTGAACGCCTGTATAACGAAAGTAAATAA
- a CDS encoding SPFH domain-containing protein, with product MSGGSIIVIAFLAFVAITIFKGVRIVPQGYKWIVQRLGKYHTTLNPGLNFVIPYVDEVAYKVTTKDIVLDIPSQEVITRDNAVLLMNAVAYINLTTPEKAVYGIENYSWAIQNLVQTSLRSIVGEMDLDDALSSRDHIKARLKSSISDDISDWGITLKTVEIQDIKPSITMQTAMEEQAAAERQRRATVTKADGEKQAAILEADGRLEASRRDAEAQVVLAESSQRAIDMVTSAIGDNEIPVAYLLGEQYIKAMQDMAKSPNAKTVVLPADVLNTIRGVMGRPN from the coding sequence ATGTCTGGTGGTTCTATCATTGTTATCGCGTTTCTGGCCTTTGTTGCGATTACCATTTTTAAAGGTGTGCGGATTGTGCCGCAAGGCTACAAATGGATCGTACAGCGTCTGGGTAAATACCACACCACGCTAAATCCGGGTCTGAATTTTGTCATTCCTTATGTCGATGAAGTCGCCTATAAAGTCACAACCAAAGATATCGTTCTGGATATTCCCTCACAGGAAGTGATTACCCGTGATAACGCGGTTTTGCTGATGAATGCCGTGGCCTATATCAACCTGACCACACCAGAAAAAGCCGTGTACGGGATTGAAAACTATTCCTGGGCGATTCAGAACCTGGTACAAACCTCACTGCGTTCGATTGTCGGTGAAATGGATCTGGATGATGCCCTGTCTTCGCGTGATCATATTAAGGCACGCTTGAAATCCAGTATTTCCGATGATATTTCGGATTGGGGTATTACCTTAAAAACTGTAGAAATTCAAGATATTAAACCTTCAATCACCATGCAGACCGCGATGGAAGAACAGGCCGCTGCTGAACGTCAGCGTCGTGCAACCGTCACCAAAGCTGACGGTGAAAAACAGGCCGCAATTCTGGAAGCGGATGGCCGTCTGGAAGCCTCACGTCGTGATGCCGAAGCGCAAGTGGTTCTGGCTGAGTCTTCACAACGTGCAATTGACATGGTGACTTCTGCCATTGGTGATAATGAAATTCCGGTCGCCTATTTACTGGGTGAACAGTATATTAAAGCCATGCAGGATATGGCCAAGTCGCCAAATGCCAAGACCGTGGTCCTTCCAGCCGATGTGTTAAATACGATCCGCGGTGTCATGGGTCGCCCTAACTAA